Part of the Terrisporobacter glycolicus ATCC 14880 = DSM 1288 genome is shown below.
TAATTTCTGAAGATACGGGTCATGTAATCTTAGGAATTATGCCAAGTTTAATAGCATTATTTTTAATAGCAGGATTTTTGCTTCCTTTAGTATTAGACTTTGGTTTAATGGATTTCTTCGGAACAATGATATCTAAATTTATGAGAACTTTATTCTTAGTTCCAGGAAGAGCTTCAGTAGATACTTTATCTTCATGGCTTGGAGATGCAACTTTAGGAATAATGATAACAAATACTCAGTATAAGCAAGGTTTCTATAACAAAAAAGAAAGTTGTATAATAGCAGTTTGTTTCTCGCTAGTTTCACTACCTTTCTCAACAGTTATAGCAGATCAATTAGGACTTATGGGTAAATTTGTACCATTTTATTTAACAGTTTGTGCAGCTTCACTTGTTTGTGCACTGATACTTCCAAGAATTTATCCTTTATGTAAAATAAAAAATGAAACTTACAACGATATTCCTTACGAAGTAGAAGAAATTAGTGAAGACGGTGGATTATTCAAACAAGGTTTAAACAATGCAATGAATAGAGCTGCAAAAGCACCAACTTTAAGTGAAATAATAGTAAATGGATTTAAGAATATAGTAGATATATATATAAGTTTAATACCACTAGTTTTAGCTTGGGGAACAATATCTTTAGCATTGGCTGAGTTTACTCCAATATTTACATGGATTTCATACCCAGTTATATTAATATTAGAATTATTTAAAATACCTAACGCAGCCGAGGCAGCACCAGCAGTACTTGTTGGATTTACAGATATGTTTATACCATCAGTAATGGTAAGTGGAGATGGGTTTGCAGAAATAACTAAATTTATAATAGGAGCATTATCTATTTCTCAATTAGTTTATATGACTGAAACAGGTGCAGTAATACTAAAATCAGAAATACCACTTAAATTGAAAGATTTAATGGTTTTATTCTTAATAAGAACAGTAATTTCCCTTTTAGTTATTACACCTATTGCACATATGTTATTTTAGATAAAATATAATAATTTATAAAAATGAGGGGCAGTGAAAACTGTCCCTCTTATAATTAAAAAAAATTATATGTAAAATTAAGGATTATTAATATAAATATTTACAAATATTATTAAATTGGTAAAATTATAATATGAAAGAATTTAGTAATTGAAGGGGAATGTAATGAAGTATTTTAATGAAACATATATAAAAAGAAGATTTGTGACAAGAAATGACTGGGCTGATACATATAAAGCCATTCATTCAAGTACAGAAGAAAAAGTAACGCTAAAAGTATTAGTAAGAAAAAGTAATGATGAGGAATATATTAATAATCTATTAAAAGAAGTAGAAATTTTGAAAAACATAAAAAATCCTAATTTGATTAATGTGAATAATATGTTTCAATATAGTGGATGTGGAAAAACATATTACTACATCGAAGGTGAATATTTTAAAGGAATTTCTTTAGAAGAAAAATTACAATCTGGAAAGTTAGAAGAACAAGAAGCTATTAAAATAGTTGAAACTGTGGCTGAAGGATTAAAAGAATTTCATAATAGAAATATACAATTTAATAATTTAAGCTTAAGTAATATTTTTATAAATTCTAAAGAAGTGGTTAAAACAGATGTTTTATCATATTTGGAAAACAAAAACTTTGTTGTACTATCTCATGATGAAACAGAAGAAATAGAAGAAAAAGTAGTAGAAGAAAAGAGATTTAATCCACAAAAAGATATTCATGATTTGGGTGTTATTTTATATGAGCTACTAACTGGAAAGCTAAGTTTTGAATCAAGAAATTACAAAAAACAAATTTCAAGTTCAAATTTAGTATCTATTATAGAAAAAGCTACAAATAGCAACTTAGAAAACAAATATAATAACATAAACAGATTTTTAGTAGATCTTAAATCTTACTCACAATATGGAGTGCTTAGTGAAGAAAGCTATGATGTCCAAGAAGAAATACCAAAGAAAAAGAAAAGAAAAAAAGGAAAAATAGGTAAGACTCTAGGTGTTTGTGCAGTAATTGCTTTAATAGGTGGAGCAGCTGTATACGGATATGACATAATAGAAAAAAACAAAAAAGATGAAGAAAGTAATGCAACAAAAATAGAAGAAACTACTAAACCAAAGGAAGAAGAGAAAAAAGTAGAAGATAAGAAAGAAGAGAAAACTGAGGAAGACAAAACTGGAAAATCTGAAAATAAAGATGATAAATCTACTCAGAAGAACTCTTCTACAAGTAAGTCAAATAAAAATAATAGTTCAACTACTACTTCTAAGAAAAAGAATAATTCAAGTGGTAGTTCAAGTAATAGTAGTAGTAATAACTCAAATAACGGTAACAGTAATACGAGTAAACCAAACAAGCCAAATAAGACAAGTAAACCAAGTAAACCAAGTAAACCTAGCAACAATGGAGGCTCAGGCAATACAACAAGTAAACCAGATAATGGAAGTGGTAGTGGGGACAAAGATACTGGTGTTAAACCACCACCA
Proteins encoded:
- a CDS encoding protein kinase family protein yields the protein MKYFNETYIKRRFVTRNDWADTYKAIHSSTEEKVTLKVLVRKSNDEEYINNLLKEVEILKNIKNPNLINVNNMFQYSGCGKTYYYIEGEYFKGISLEEKLQSGKLEEQEAIKIVETVAEGLKEFHNRNIQFNNLSLSNIFINSKEVVKTDVLSYLENKNFVVLSHDETEEIEEKVVEEKRFNPQKDIHDLGVILYELLTGKLSFESRNYKKQISSSNLVSIIEKATNSNLENKYNNINRFLVDLKSYSQYGVLSEESYDVQEEIPKKKKRKKGKIGKTLGVCAVIALIGGAAVYGYDIIEKNKKDEESNATKIEETTKPKEEEKKVEDKKEEKTEEDKTGKSENKDDKSTQKNSSTSKSNKNNSSTTTSKKKNNSSGSSSNSSSNNSNNGNSNTSKPNKPNKTSKPSKPSKPSNNGGSGNTTSKPDNGSGSGDKDTGVKPPPSGSNNSNSGSENEKTESSGTESE
- a CDS encoding YjiH family protein; this encodes MNTEQNYTLEQSSSILRFLKFFIPSLLGLFLFIIPLPFGEIFNVADVSPVNIGVGFISELLKLAIGDYIPTICLVIIVGSAVLSLAAKFINIKNEFFKNILDVPPFWLFFRIVGAVFMVMIYTNVGPEFIISEDTGHVILGIMPSLIALFLIAGFLLPLVLDFGLMDFFGTMISKFMRTLFLVPGRASVDTLSSWLGDATLGIMITNTQYKQGFYNKKESCIIAVCFSLVSLPFSTVIADQLGLMGKFVPFYLTVCAASLVCALILPRIYPLCKIKNETYNDIPYEVEEISEDGGLFKQGLNNAMNRAAKAPTLSEIIVNGFKNIVDIYISLIPLVLAWGTISLALAEFTPIFTWISYPVILILELFKIPNAAEAAPAVLVGFTDMFIPSVMVSGDGFAEITKFIIGALSISQLVYMTETGAVILKSEIPLKLKDLMVLFLIRTVISLLVITPIAHMLF